One Acidimicrobiales bacterium genomic window carries:
- a CDS encoding DMT family transporter, which produces MNEAGPPTGPGEVGAGESPMAAFDWLLMCTAAGIWGSSFLFMEVALEAEHPGLVAWLRPVLGLCFLALVPSARRPVDAADRPAIALLGILWMALPLSLFPLAQTWIDSSVTGMLNSGMPVMTLVAGAVLFGVSTHRVQVAGVVVGILGMLMIGLSTASMGDTGAVGVVLVVLAVSCYGVAANIAGPLQRRYGSPAVLIRVLGVAAVATTPWGLFGLARSSFTWSAAAANVAVGVGGTGIAYVAAATLIGRVGPVRMSAVTYVIPVVAAVLGVGVLGEVLGPWEVAGAVVLVAGAWLTTRAGS; this is translated from the coding sequence ATGAACGAGGCCGGACCGCCGACCGGTCCCGGGGAGGTCGGGGCCGGGGAGTCGCCGATGGCGGCCTTCGACTGGCTGCTGATGTGCACCGCAGCTGGAATCTGGGGGTCGTCGTTCCTGTTCATGGAGGTAGCTCTGGAGGCCGAGCATCCCGGCCTGGTGGCCTGGCTCCGCCCCGTGCTGGGCCTGTGCTTCCTGGCGCTCGTCCCGTCGGCCCGTCGGCCGGTGGACGCAGCCGACCGGCCCGCCATCGCCCTGCTGGGCATCCTCTGGATGGCCCTTCCACTCAGCCTTTTCCCCCTGGCCCAGACCTGGATTGACTCCTCAGTCACCGGGATGTTGAACAGCGGTATGCCGGTCATGACCCTGGTGGCCGGGGCGGTCCTGTTCGGGGTGTCCACCCACCGGGTCCAGGTGGCCGGGGTGGTTGTGGGCATCCTGGGCATGCTCATGATCGGTTTGTCTACTGCGAGCATGGGAGACACCGGAGCGGTGGGTGTCGTCCTGGTGGTGCTGGCCGTCAGCTGCTACGGCGTGGCGGCGAACATCGCTGGGCCCCTCCAACGGCGGTACGGCTCGCCGGCCGTACTGATACGAGTCCTGGGCGTCGCCGCTGTAGCCACCACACCGTGGGGCCTGTTCGGCCTGGCCCGGTCGTCGTTCACATGGTCGGCGGCAGCCGCCAACGTGGCCGTCGGGGTGGGGGGCACCGGGATCGCCTACGTCGCTGCTGCCACCCTGATCGGCCGGGTCGGACCGGTCCGTATGTCGGCCGTGACCTACGTGATCCCGGTGGTGGCCGCCGTGCTGGGAGTCGGGGTGCTGGGCGAGGTCCTGGGCCCATGGGAGGTCGCCGGTGCCGTCGTGCTGGTCGCCGGAGCCTGGCTGACCACCAGGGCTGGATCCTGA
- a CDS encoding aquaporin, with the protein MSARRLLAEGTGTLFLLVGVVGSGIMAARLSPTDEGLQLFQNAVATACVLIAVIAVFGTISADFNPAVTLAAWALGHRAGRDVPFMIIAQVVGAVAGTVLANLMFDLPAVDWSTTSRTGGPLWLGEVVATVGLLLVVFSLVCTSRTAHLPYVVGAYIGGAYYFTSSTSFANPAVTIGRTLSDTFAGIDPTCAPMFILMQVVGVGVAVALLRALFPTAS; encoded by the coding sequence GTGAGCGCCCGGCGCCTACTGGCTGAGGGGACCGGGACCCTCTTCTTACTGGTCGGGGTGGTCGGGTCGGGAATCATGGCCGCCCGGCTCAGCCCCACCGACGAGGGCCTCCAACTGTTCCAGAACGCGGTGGCTACCGCCTGCGTCCTAATCGCCGTGATCGCCGTCTTCGGCACCATCTCAGCTGACTTCAACCCGGCGGTCACCCTGGCCGCCTGGGCACTCGGGCACCGGGCCGGCCGTGACGTCCCGTTCATGATCATCGCCCAGGTGGTTGGGGCGGTCGCCGGAACAGTATTGGCCAACCTGATGTTCGACCTACCGGCCGTGGACTGGTCCACGACCAGTCGGACCGGCGGACCCCTTTGGCTGGGCGAGGTGGTGGCCACCGTGGGCCTCCTGCTCGTGGTATTCAGCCTCGTTTGCACCTCCCGCACAGCCCACCTTCCTTACGTGGTTGGGGCCTACATCGGAGGGGCCTACTACTTCACTTCCTCCACAAGCTTCGCCAACCCGGCGGTCACCATCGGGCGGACCCTCTCGGACACGTTCGCTGGTATCGACCCGACCTGTGCGCCAATGTTCATTCTCATGCAGGTGGTCGGGGTGGGAGTGGCCGTCGCCCTCCTCCGGGCCCTATTCCCGACCGCCAGTTGA